DNA from Planctomycetota bacterium:
CAACCGCCTGACGGAGGTCGTCCTTTTCAATCCCATCGGCCTGCCCGAGTGCGAGCGGATCGCGGAGATCTTCCTGGCCGAAGTCCAGAAGCACGCCGCCCGCGTGCCGCTGACGGTCCGGTTCGAGCGCGAGGTCCCCCGCTTCCTGGCGGAAAAGAGCTACCGTCCCGAGTACGGCGCCCGCGAAGTCCGCCGCACCGTCGAGCGGGAGGTCGAGGGAGCGCTGTCCGACATGCTCATCTCGGGGTCCCTGTCCGAAGGCGATTCGGTCACCGTCCGCGTCCGCCGCGACCGGCTGCATTTCCACCGGAACTGAGCGCGCGATCCGTCTCCGGACCCCCGGATTGTCCTTGACGTTTGATCCTTCCGGAACATAATAAGTGTTCGGGGAGGATCAGGAACGATGTCCAACGCGCTCAAGGCCGAACGCTACCGCCAGGATCTGCAGGCGGCTCTTGAACGGCTCCGCAACGCCATCCGCACCCGCGTCCCGCCGCGCGACCAGGCCCATTTCCTGGACGTCGCCGACCGGATTCAGGAGGCCGCCGCCCGCAAGATCGGCGACCTCGAGCAGATCCAGGCGTCCCTGCGGCGCAGCAAAGACACCACCCGGCGCCTCCTGCGCACGCGGCCCGTGGACATGGTCCAGCTCCTCAACGAAATCGACGGGCTCGAGCAGGAGGTCGTGCAGTTCTTCACCGCCCTCCTCCAGCCGGGGGGAGGCCCTTCGGCTCCCGCGTAGGGCGGCCGGCGCTCAGGCCGCCGCGGCCCCGCCGCGGTCGGGCTCCGCCCGCGCCGGGGCGCGGATGAAGCCGGCCCGCCGCGCCCATAGGTTCTCCGGATGCTCGTCCAGCAGCCGGCTCCACGCCCGCACCAGCCCGTCCCTGTCCCCAGCCTTGTAGCGCGCGACGCCCAGCCAGTAGAGCGCCTCGGGGACCATCGCCGAGCGCCGGACGTCTTCGACCACGCGGGAGAAGGTCCGCGACGCCTGCTCGAAGTCGCCGGCGTCGAACTCCGTCATTCCCCGGGCCACGCCCAGGAGATGCGCGAATTCCTCGGGCGGGTGATACCCGTACGCCCGGTAGTGCACGCGCTCCCCGGAATCCAGAACCAGGATCCCCGGCGTCCACGAGACGGCCCAGCGCCGCTCGAGAACGCCGTTTCGGTCGAACGGCACCCGCAGAGCCACGAAGGACTCGTTCAGACGGCGCTCCGACTCCTCGTTGGGATACGTCACCGCATCCATCTTCTGGCAGCCTCCTCACTGCGGATGAAAGAAATCCACATAGAGGGGCTTGCCTTCCGCGCGCGCCCGCGCCCGCGCGGACTCGTAGTCGGGTTCCCATCGAAGGGGCATGGCGTCCTCCTGCGGTCTTCTCCTCCGGAGCGATGAACCGCGCC
Protein-coding regions in this window:
- a CDS encoding tetratricopeptide repeat protein, producing MDAVTYPNEESERRLNESFVALRVPFDRNGVLERRWAVSWTPGILVLDSGERVHYRAYGYHPPEEFAHLLGVARGMTEFDAGDFEQASRTFSRVVEDVRRSAMVPEALYWLGVARYKAGDRDGLVRAWSRLLDEHPENLWARRAGFIRAPARAEPDRGGAAAA